The following nucleotide sequence is from Candidatus Rhabdochlamydia sp. T3358.
TGCATCTCTTCTAAAAGATAATGAAAAATATAATAGCTAGAGTTTTCCGCTGCAATATAAGCAAGAGTTTTATTCCCTTCTTGTTGAATGGGCATTAAGGGGTCTTTAGCATAAGTTACTTTAAACAAGTACACCCCATCGCACTTTGCTAAATAATGTAGGGCTTCCCATCCATTCACTGGTTGAAAAAGCTCTAATTTAGCGCCTTTAGGTCTGAGGACTTCTGTAATGGCTAACTCATTCCCTTCTTGAAGAGCTAAGTTTAAATACTCTTGCAACTCCCCAGCTGTCAAAGGCACAGCGTCGAACATTTTTGGAACTAAAAAATTGTATTTTACTTTAAGTAGCACGCTTAAATCAACACGAGCGCCCTTGTCATACAACGCATCTGCTACCTTCCAGGCTCCCATCAAAATAGCAATTTTCAAAGGGGTATCCCTTTCTATATTTTCACCATGAATGAATGCTGGATATTCGGTAAGATAAAGCGCTGCTGGCAGATTTGCATGTCTTAATGCAATATGTAGAAGATTGTCTTGAGCCTCATTATTACAGCTGAAAATATTCTCTGTTTTTTTTAAGAGAAGATCTAGTATTTCTACCGTTCCCCTTTCTGCTGCTGCTCGCAAAGCACGAGAAGAAGGCTTAGCTTTTTCTAGTAACTCCTTTAGCACTTCCACAGATTTGAGCCGTACAGCAATTTCTATAGCGGTTACCCCATCTTTTCGCGCAATGGTGGCATCAGCTCCTTTTGCAAGTAGGGTCTTTACAAAATCCGCTGACTTTAATTCACAAGCCAGCATAAGAGGAGTTCCACCCTCTTCGCAGCAAACATTTAAACATTTACAAGCGATACGATTTGCCAACACAGCGTTAATAATATTGATATTTCCTTCGTGCAAAGCGCAATGAAGTTCGGTGTATCCTCCTGTTAACACAGCAGCTTTTGTTCTGTTCTTTAATAAATAATTAACAGCTGCTTCTTGATTATGTTGAATTGCTGTAATTAAAGCAGAAGCCCCATGAATACTCACAGCATCTAGCATGGAATCATCGTCATCGTCATCTTCTATAAAAAGCTTTAAAACGTCCATGCAGCCCATCATAGCTGCGTAATGAACAGGCAGATACCCATTTGCATCTCTTGTTAACGTAGAAAGATCTTTCTTTAGCAAATATTTGACATAATAAGGGTCCTTGTTTTTAGCTGCCATATGCAGTAAAGAAGTTTTATGAGAGCCTTTGATTTTGGTCAAATCAGTTGCTGCTTTGACGTATTTTTTAAATTCCGCATGATCTTCTAATTCCATGGCTTGTTGTATCTCAACCCAGCTTTGCATAAGCTCTGGCTCTATCTTTTCTTGTAAAAGAGATTCCATCCAGGAGTAGTCACCTATAATTCCATGGGGGATATCTTCCATTCCCAAACGAAAGACAGCTCCCTCTGATGTACCCATACTGACTTTTTCCCAGGTCTCTGGATCAAGCGGTAAATGGTTATTTTCTAAAATAAAGCTAGCCTTGCTAGAAGACTGCACTCTTTGTTCTTTGAGCTGCATACCACATCCGCCGACTATTCTCTTATTTTTTTCTAGTTGTTCTGTAGAGAATTTATCAGCACCAAATAGACCATTATAAGGAATTTCTTTGGAAATATTTTTTATTTGATTAGGCATTTTCTGACATGTTTCTGAAAGAAAGAGCTTTACTAACTCAATCCTAGGAAGACGCTGCATATAATGAAGATTTTTATAGAGATCTACGGTTTTTTCAAAGCTTGTGAATAACCCATCTAATAAAGGCTGAGTTAGTTGTTCAAATAATGGGTTAAGGCTTTGTTGATTTTTCAAAAGATAACGCCTAAAAGGTGGATTGCATAAACCAAGAATATTGGATTCAAGCTCTTTTCTGAATATGTTATAAAGTATTTGGGTCTCACCTCTATCAAAAGATTCTAAGCTCCGAATATCCATTAAATGATCGAATAATCGAGAAAAGCCTAAGTGCATCAACCGCTCGTTATTTTTTAAACAGCTGCTTATCACTTCTTTAAGATTCATTCTAAGAAATGCTTTAGCAGAAGTACTCAGTGGCAAATGAGGAAAAACAGGAGGGCAACCTCGAGCATCTATCTTTTCAAAAGCAGCTAATTCAGGAAGCTTGTGATGTTTTTTAAGGGTAGAAAAATAACTAGAGAAAAAGTTAATCACTCCTAGCATCGCAAAATACTCACGGCACATAGGCATTTTAACCATATGGTCGTGAATTTGCTTACTCATAAGTTCATAAATAAAAATAAGCTCTTGATAAGAAGCTGGCATCTCTCCATGCTTTCTAAAATATTCTTCTAGTTTTTCTTGATACATAGGAGATGGTTCAATCGTATAAAGAACATCAAAATCTGCATCAATGACAAAAAGATTATCCTCTTTTTGAAAACTGTTTTGTTTAGCAATGATCCGAAAGGAATTCTTAAAACCATCAAAATTAGTAAGCTCTTCAGGCTCTTCATTAAGTGTTATAGCTAATTGCTCTAGCAAACCACTGATTTTAACTTTTTGCTGCATGCTTCTTACAGAAGCATAATTCTTATCTTCTCCTTTTAGATGCATCTGACAATATTCTTCAAAATCGATCAGTTTATCTAAAGGTAAAGCTTTTTGTGCACTACTGGAAGGCCACCACCAACTATATAACCAATCTAAAACCGACATGGGTTGTTGTCCTGCAACAACTAATTGATTAGAAGATGCAGGAGGCCACCACCAATTGTATAATCTTTCTATCATCGGTAGCGGTTTTTGCTCCTTTGGTTCAGGTCTTTGATTGTCGACAAATTCTTCCTGAAAAACCCCTCCATTGAGATAGCCTTTCATGAAATAGTCCAACATACCAATCACTCGTCCCACCAGAGTATCTTGATACGCAGGGTGGATCACCGAAAATAATTCTGCATTTTGGTTAAAATGCAAACTGAAAAAAGGCACAGTTCCATGCATATAAATACCAATAGCAAGCTCACGTAAGATCTGACGCAACTGCTCCTGACTAAAGGGAATTTGTCCATCAATCAAAGGCACACAAAAATAGTGATCTTTTTCAAAAACAGATTCCGCTTTATCAAACAAGCCTTGTATGTAATCAACACCACAAGCAACCCCTCCAATTGTACCTCCAGTTCCTCCTTTAGCAGGAACAGGGTTACCACGATGGTTTGTGTTGTAAGAGTCAGTGAGTTTCGTTTGTTGCAGGAGTTGTTGAAACTGGCGTACTCCGGGGCCTCCAGAGCCTCTTGGGCCACCGCCGGGGCCTCCATTACCACCAGGAGGTGGGCGATCTTTATTCTGAAAATGTCGTAGGGTTATATGGTTCTGTACTATTGATGAGACTGAATAGTTGAATCCCCCTTTAGGTACATATCTTTCTACAAGTCTTGATTTGCAATTAAATATTGAATGCTGACCTTTAAGGTTAACTCCGCCATTCCTTATTTTATCTCCTATTCTATAGACCCAAACCTGAGAGCCATCTTCTTGACACTTAAAAAAAACATCCTGTCCATACTTATTTGTTCCAATCCAATTTCTATAATCGGAGCCAACTTTTATGAGCAAGTCCCTATTTTCTTTTGTATCTTCATGTAAATGGCCTCCTTTTGCACTTCTCCGAAATGTGTGACCAATATTATCTTCAAGTGCTGCTAGGGGTAAATCTGGACCTGGTCTACCTGCAGCAACAAGATGAGGCCATACAACGATATGTCCATTAGGAAGAGTAATTAATCCCCACTTTCTAGAAGGAAGGGATGCAATACGGTCTAAAAAAGAATCCCCTGATTCATGAGGTTGTAATCCATTATGTATATTGAAATTCGGGACAATTATTAAATTACCATTTTCACCTAAGATAGTTCCTAAATAAACACGGTGACGTTGCCAAATTTGAATGATATTCCCTTCAGAGTCGTAGGTAGGACGCGTTACAGGGTTTAGTGTTTCTAGAATAGCTTGTGTTTTTGGACTTAATAATTGGTTAAAAGGCAGCTGTTTCTCTTCAAGAAGCTTGGAGTTAGCCTCTATATTATCTGATGCAAAAGAAACGGAAAGGAGTCCCATAGATCATTCCTAGTTTTCTATCTATTTGTGTTACAGATTTGTGTTAAGACTTCTTTCCAAATTGCTATGTCTTTTTTATGATTTTCCGGGCTATAGCGCATTGCAAACAACAAAGCCAAAATCCCTTTCATTGTAAAATTCCATGCATATATATATGCAGCACAGACATCAATTACTAAAGTAAAGAGGGTCTCTTCACTCAGCCACAGATCATCAAAGCTAGGATTTCCTGATATCTTCTCATATATTTCCTCATAGTCATACATAGGAATGTCCCCAATATAAGTTATAAAACTTTCAATTTCATCCTCTGGTAGTTGATATCTATATTCCTCCCAGCATAGCTTATCCATAAAGCTTTCGATCAACGCCTCGACCTTCCGCATTTCTAATCCTTTTTCATCCATAAGCACCTCCATCCATATTTTAAATGTCTTTACTCTACCGCTTTCAAGCCTGTTCTTTTTATAAGAGAGTTTCTCTGCTAGCATCAATAACCACTTCTTTCCAAATCGTGCGCTCTTTTTCATGTTCTTGTGGTCGATAGCGAATTAAAAATAGCAGATCCATTAATCCCGTCAGATTAAATTTCCAACTATGTGTTTGTCGTGCACAAAATCCAATCAGTGTGGTAAATACTTCTTCTTCTGAGATCAATACTTGTGGCTCAAAAGACTTATCAAACGTCATTTGATATGTTGTCTTCCAAGTTTCAGCTCCGTTTGGATCGTTACTAAGCAAATTAATCAAATAGTGTAGACGTTCTTGGCTAGTTAAAGAGAGTTGATTTTTACACTCCGTCTTTAGTCTGTTCAAGAAATGAACAACAATCTCTCTGCTTGTTTTTTCATCAAATTTTTTGTTACTCACATATACCTCTTTTCTTTTAAGTGGGAATATACAAAGGTTTTTCTAGTGAATCTTCCAACACCATATTTAGTCGTTAGAGGTTATATTAAGAGATTATTATTAATCAAATTTTAATTTTTATGAATGAGGAAATTTATTAGTTAAGCAGGATCAAAGACATTTTTCTTATTACTTAACCTTTACGAATCGTTTGGATAGAACAGGGTCCCTGCAAAGGGTTGATGATTTTATGCGCAGGGATGAGAGTTGCTTGTCCATTGGGATGTAATATCGTTCCACAGAAAAAATCGGTTCCAGGAACTTCCCATAACCGTATCTTTCTTCCTAAGGCATCTACAACTTCTCGACAAACAGGTAAAAATCGTACGTTTTGAGAGAATAATTGTGTGATCTTTTTTGTTTCTGCAGAGGAAGGAGCATTAGTTACTTCAAAATTTAAAACAGAAGTAGAAGTAGTTATTAGAGGTTGCACCATAGAAGTCTCTTTAATAAAAGATTGAGGATATAGTTCTTATGAGAACGCTTTTTTTTTAAGTACAAATATGTACTAGGTGCATAGCAAGTATGTATTAGTATTTTTCATCATCGGGAAGCTCTCCATTCCAATCAAAATCTACGTGCAAAGCTCGTGCACTATAGCTATCTTTTATTACTTGTTTCCATAGCCTTGTTTCAATTGGGAACCCATCGGGATCTTTTTGGATAGCTTCTAATAAGCCCATCAAGTAGTCGAGTCGATATTCAAATCGTTTATGAAAGATTTTTGTAAACTCAATTACACAAGGGAAAAGAATCTCTACTGGGATGTTGATTTCTTTCTGTTGCCACTTAGGAATCTTTGTTAAGCGAAATACAGCTTCATTCCATTCTGCTGGGTATTCATATCCCCACGTTAGAACAATCCCATGAAGACTTAATATCGTTTGTTCTTTTGGATCTTGAGAAAAATGAGGCGCAACTAAAGGATATAAATCCTCAAAAAAGAGCATGGCAATATAAAACCCTTGTTCAACTGAGACTTCTTTTTCTGTGGAGAATTCTGCATAATCAAAGACAAGCCTTTTATGGCTATTCCTGATCACATAGTCCCATACTTCAATTTCTCGGAGGTGCTTACTGGGATCGGTTTTCATCTCTTCTAATAAGTGAATGATCGGTCCCAATTTAGATTTAAAATTGTCTAACTCATTAGAGAGTTTAGTAAACTCGATTAAACAGGAAAAAAGATCTTCGATTTGAATATTGCTGGTCTTTTGGCATTCTTGGGAAATATTTGTAACTTGGCAAACCGCTTGATCCCATATTGAAGCATAATCATATCTACCTGAACCATTTATGCTATAATTAAACATATACAGTTCTTTAGATTGAGCTTCAGAAAATAAATCTGTTTCTCGGTCTAAATGACCAAAAAAGAGAAGTGCTAGATTAAATCCTTGTTCAGAAGAAACTTCTTGAACAGGAGAAGAAATACAAGGAGCTACAGATTCATCTTGAAACACAAACATACTTTCTCTTTGTTAGGTCGTTAAAGGTTATATTAAGAGATCACTATTAATCAATTTTAAATTTTATTAGCTAGAAAATTTATTAGTTAAACAGGATCAAAGACATTTTTCTTATCGCTTAATTTTACGAATCATTTGGATAGAACCCAAACCCTGCAAAA
It contains:
- a CDS encoding ankyrin repeat domain-containing protein, whose product is MGLLSVSFASDNIEANSKLLEEKQLPFNQLLSPKTQAILETLNPVTRPTYDSEGNIIQIWQRHRVYLGTILGENGNLIIVPNFNIHNGLQPHESGDSFLDRIASLPSRKWGLITLPNGHIVVWPHLVAAGRPGPDLPLAALEDNIGHTFRRSAKGGHLHEDTKENRDLLIKVGSDYRNWIGTNKYGQDVFFKCQEDGSQVWVYRIGDKIRNGGVNLKGQHSIFNCKSRLVERYVPKGGFNYSVSSIVQNHITLRHFQNKDRPPPGGNGGPGGGPRGSGGPGVRQFQQLLQQTKLTDSYNTNHRGNPVPAKGGTGGTIGGVACGVDYIQGLFDKAESVFEKDHYFCVPLIDGQIPFSQEQLRQILRELAIGIYMHGTVPFFSLHFNQNAELFSVIHPAYQDTLVGRVIGMLDYFMKGYLNGGVFQEEFVDNQRPEPKEQKPLPMIERLYNWWWPPASSNQLVVAGQQPMSVLDWLYSWWWPSSSAQKALPLDKLIDFEEYCQMHLKGEDKNYASVRSMQQKVKISGLLEQLAITLNEEPEELTNFDGFKNSFRIIAKQNSFQKEDNLFVIDADFDVLYTIEPSPMYQEKLEEYFRKHGEMPASYQELIFIYELMSKQIHDHMVKMPMCREYFAMLGVINFFSSYFSTLKKHHKLPELAAFEKIDARGCPPVFPHLPLSTSAKAFLRMNLKEVISSCLKNNERLMHLGFSRLFDHLMDIRSLESFDRGETQILYNIFRKELESNILGLCNPPFRRYLLKNQQSLNPLFEQLTQPLLDGLFTSFEKTVDLYKNLHYMQRLPRIELVKLFLSETCQKMPNQIKNISKEIPYNGLFGADKFSTEQLEKNKRIVGGCGMQLKEQRVQSSSKASFILENNHLPLDPETWEKVSMGTSEGAVFRLGMEDIPHGIIGDYSWMESLLQEKIEPELMQSWVEIQQAMELEDHAEFKKYVKAATDLTKIKGSHKTSLLHMAAKNKDPYYVKYLLKKDLSTLTRDANGYLPVHYAAMMGCMDVLKLFIEDDDDDDSMLDAVSIHGASALITAIQHNQEAAVNYLLKNRTKAAVLTGGYTELHCALHEGNINIINAVLANRIACKCLNVCCEEGGTPLMLACELKSADFVKTLLAKGADATIARKDGVTAIEIAVRLKSVEVLKELLEKAKPSSRALRAAAERGTVEILDLLLKKTENIFSCNNEAQDNLLHIALRHANLPAALYLTEYPAFIHGENIERDTPLKIAILMGAWKVADALYDKGARVDLSVLLKVKYNFLVPKMFDAVPLTAGELQEYLNLALQEGNELAITEVLRPKGAKLELFQPVNGWEALHYLAKCDGVYLFKVTYAKDPLMPIQQEGNKTLAYIAAENSSYYIFHYLLEEMQKQGCSLEDHYQDRHLFYAVIEAGHMDFFEKMLEMFEDLKDVSLNKEGMRPVHLAAKMASEKILKALEEKEADLQVKDQHNHTALYYAICAKEEACIAFLLEKNIPIQAEDLYAATEDVKILEMLMQKKPDQAILDHTLYLAVRSHNKEAFLRLHVLGASFNHVTPKGWTPTLLASYYGQEDILEIILQSIPVDQREMKENNALHLACMQGHASCVKMLTKAGFSSKTPNRLGKTPQDLAKDQVLVLHALKNEKSSYPTLIEKFVQALKQKEGIEKIQQHMEQIPQGEKIFIDLEGKKIWGTPLQLLIRFSEHKWFISRLLNSLEIDPNFPDSEGNTLAHLLVLAGMNLLEINQLQLHLPNHQGETPLHLAASKGNIEMMEKLIEKLPKEELNAVDHKGRGPIFSAIENRQAEALRLLIEVGVDLNHWDNQLITPLLLACQQGSLAMVRMLNENGVNLNKAGTVKKLTALHFLIGKGQTEIARYLIMKGANPHILIDKGISALHLAAEMGNTELLYLLRAKGVSSNLRDKAGWQIKHRAAVHGNNAVLEAVSDLQKGLMDASLDTPLEFLEKQKDKSSLQNAFEDVFEGATPLHLAAYANQIETVDWLINQGANPEIKTVKGKDSLFFATLGASTASLVKQFTKYSFAQEPKSLFNALFQSIVQDNLEATKVLYHLGVPINAFLLNQSTGLHIACYYGALECTSWLLQQGADPLLENGNIQNAFQISAENSSFEQFKALLEYAPMDLDEIFQVGAEPLIHIAVLKGNIKHVMLLIAKGAALDNISSCGYTPFHRAIRANQIELAKLLLFCGANRYKRPRDEPLEEIIQHLPEKSIGLASQILEEFSALSSVKGESKLHRAVRGHYSLGVRVLAQIEDLDQYDSNDQTALDLAKQTNQKEVIRYLSSFFEPSVSVEGGNL